One stretch of Schlesneria sp. DSM 10557 DNA includes these proteins:
- the ald gene encoding alanine dehydrogenase — translation MRIGVPREVKLDEYRVAMLPVGVEELTKAGHEVLIETGAGSGSGLTDEMYAANGARIVATAAEVWGSSELVVKVKEPQPQEWPLLRSGQLVFTYFHFAASEELTRNVLARGVTAIAYETLRGPRGDLPCLTPMSEVAGRMSIQEGAKYLERPQLGRGILLAGVPGVAPAHIAILGGGVVGKNAARIAAGFQADVVILDVNVDRLRYLEDIMPSNVNTVFSDRHNIREQLQLADLVIGAVLVEGARAPRLVTREDLKLMKPGAVIIDVAVDQGGCVETSRPTTHSEPTYVVDGIVHYCVTNMPGAVGRTSTHALCNVTLPYVERLAKLGLAGAAAADPGFANAINLHAGKVTYRPVAETFNMPFSPYQP, via the coding sequence ATGCGAATTGGCGTTCCGCGAGAAGTCAAGCTGGATGAATATCGTGTCGCAATGCTCCCGGTGGGAGTTGAGGAGCTGACGAAAGCCGGGCACGAGGTTCTGATCGAAACCGGAGCGGGATCCGGAAGTGGGTTGACTGACGAAATGTACGCCGCCAACGGCGCACGCATCGTGGCGACAGCCGCCGAGGTGTGGGGATCTTCAGAACTGGTCGTGAAGGTCAAAGAGCCGCAGCCTCAGGAATGGCCTCTGCTGCGCTCGGGACAACTTGTCTTCACCTATTTCCACTTTGCGGCCAGTGAGGAATTGACGAGGAATGTGCTGGCTCGTGGAGTAACGGCCATTGCCTACGAGACGCTACGCGGTCCCAGGGGGGATCTCCCCTGCCTGACTCCGATGAGCGAAGTCGCTGGTCGAATGAGTATCCAGGAGGGGGCGAAGTATCTCGAGCGCCCGCAGTTAGGCCGCGGCATTTTGCTGGCGGGGGTTCCGGGAGTGGCTCCTGCGCATATCGCGATTCTCGGCGGTGGGGTCGTGGGTAAGAATGCGGCCCGCATTGCCGCCGGGTTTCAGGCAGATGTCGTCATCCTGGACGTGAACGTCGATCGACTTCGCTATCTCGAAGACATCATGCCCTCAAATGTGAATACCGTCTTCAGTGACCGTCATAACATTCGTGAGCAACTGCAACTGGCTGACCTGGTGATTGGTGCCGTGCTGGTGGAAGGTGCCCGTGCTCCACGACTGGTCACTCGTGAAGACCTGAAATTGATGAAGCCCGGTGCGGTCATCATTGACGTCGCCGTCGACCAGGGAGGCTGTGTCGAGACCTCCCGCCCCACCACGCATTCCGAGCCAACGTATGTGGTCGATGGCATCGTCCATTACTGTGTCACGAACATGCCGGGGGCCGTCGGAAGGACCAGCACCCACGCGTTGTGCAATGTGACGCTTCCCTACGTTGAACGTCTTGCCAAACTAGGGCTTGCTGGGGCGGCGGCCGCTGATCCGGGATTCGCTAACGCGATCAATCTCCATGCAGGCAAAGTCACCTATCGTCCGGTCGCAGAGACCTTCAACATGCCATTTTCGCCGTATCAGCCTTGA
- a CDS encoding TlpA family protein disulfide reductase: MDDVQSCCRRWITPLLGMAFIAAVSVIAQAQSSKSINVRVVDKEGYDKVIAANKGKVIVVDCWATWCVPCRKAFPKTVEMSQKFADQGLVVVSLCFDDPVKGKVPEKVKQFLALNDAHFENLVSSLDISGEGSDVFEIADGALPHFKIYGKDGKLFKVFESGDDKEFKHEDIEAAVKAAIQVKQN, translated from the coding sequence ATGGACGACGTCCAGTCTTGCTGCCGCCGATGGATTACACCCCTGCTGGGAATGGCATTCATCGCGGCCGTTTCCGTGATCGCTCAGGCACAATCGTCCAAGTCGATCAATGTTCGTGTTGTCGACAAAGAGGGATACGACAAGGTCATCGCTGCCAACAAGGGTAAGGTGATCGTTGTCGACTGCTGGGCGACCTGGTGCGTCCCCTGCCGGAAGGCATTTCCCAAGACGGTGGAAATGAGTCAGAAATTTGCTGACCAGGGGCTTGTCGTGGTGTCGCTCTGCTTCGATGACCCCGTCAAAGGGAAGGTTCCTGAAAAGGTCAAGCAGTTTTTGGCTCTCAACGATGCTCACTTCGAGAACCTGGTCAGTTCGCTGGATATTTCCGGTGAGGGATCTGACGTCTTCGAAATCGCGGACGGCGCGTTGCCCCATTTCAAGATCTACGGCAAAGATGGCAAGCTGTTCAAGGTTTTCGAGAGCGGCGATGACAAAGAGTTCAAACACGAAGACATTGAAGCAGCGGTAAAAGCGGCGATTCAGGTCAAACAAAATTAA
- the hisD gene encoding histidinol dehydrogenase, with protein MTLTIPTIDCSVQDPFEALAELRQKLSPQGDIVSDAGRNRTIALFGEPLAPRQVVQRICKDVRERGLEAVLHYTAKLDNKELSAESIRVSDDEIAAAHSACDKRFLAAIRRIKENITEFQTRILHEDVNLVRQDGTSRVELRQRYLPLRRVGICVPGGAAAYPSTVLMTAVPARTAGVKEIAVVVPPTEFGGYNPFLLATCAEVGVTEIYRIGGAQAVAAMAYGVEGLPRVDKIVGPGNLFVALAKQHVFGEVDIDSIAGPSEVVLLADESADARYVAADLISQAEHSPGSGVLITWHAPLIAEVQAELVRQLEKLPRGDLARASLNDYGALVVARDEDQAVALADWLAPEHLHISTNEAERILGRIQNAGAIFVGHSTPVAVGDYFAGPSHVLPTGGTARFANGLCANDFLKRSSVISFNRDALEDAADDIRRLAEVEGLTAHSASVDVRLED; from the coding sequence TTGACTCTCACAATTCCGACCATTGACTGTTCTGTTCAGGATCCATTCGAAGCCCTCGCCGAGCTACGGCAGAAGCTGAGTCCGCAAGGGGACATTGTCTCCGACGCGGGGCGCAATCGCACGATTGCACTGTTCGGCGAACCGCTCGCTCCTCGTCAGGTCGTGCAGCGAATCTGTAAAGACGTGCGGGAACGCGGACTTGAAGCGGTCCTGCACTACACAGCAAAGCTGGACAATAAAGAACTGTCCGCGGAGTCAATCCGGGTCAGCGATGACGAAATCGCGGCTGCCCACTCGGCCTGTGATAAGCGTTTCCTGGCGGCAATCCGGCGGATTAAAGAGAACATCACCGAATTTCAGACGCGAATTCTGCACGAGGATGTGAATCTGGTTCGTCAGGACGGCACCAGCCGGGTCGAGTTGCGTCAGCGGTACCTGCCACTTCGACGAGTCGGTATCTGTGTTCCCGGTGGAGCCGCGGCCTATCCATCGACTGTGCTGATGACGGCCGTTCCTGCCAGAACTGCGGGTGTGAAAGAGATTGCCGTCGTTGTCCCCCCGACCGAATTTGGTGGATATAACCCGTTCCTACTGGCTACCTGTGCTGAAGTCGGCGTGACGGAAATTTACCGGATTGGGGGAGCCCAGGCGGTGGCGGCAATGGCCTACGGCGTAGAAGGATTGCCACGCGTCGATAAGATCGTCGGCCCCGGCAACCTGTTCGTCGCACTCGCGAAACAACACGTGTTTGGTGAAGTCGATATCGACAGCATTGCTGGTCCGAGCGAAGTCGTCCTGCTGGCAGACGAATCTGCTGACGCACGATATGTGGCTGCAGATCTGATTTCGCAGGCAGAGCATAGTCCAGGTTCCGGAGTCCTGATTACCTGGCACGCTCCACTCATCGCCGAAGTCCAGGCTGAACTGGTCCGGCAGTTGGAGAAGCTTCCTCGCGGTGATTTGGCGCGAGCCAGCCTCAACGACTACGGGGCACTTGTGGTGGCGCGTGACGAAGACCAGGCCGTTGCTTTGGCGGATTGGCTAGCTCCCGAACATCTGCATATTTCGACAAACGAGGCCGAAAGAATTCTGGGACGGATCCAGAATGCGGGGGCAATCTTCGTCGGACATTCAACACCCGTTGCGGTGGGGGACTACTTTGCCGGCCCCTCGCACGTCCTGCCGACAGGGGGAACTGCCCGATTCGCGAATGGACTTTGTGCCAATGACTTCCTGAAGCGCTCGAGTGTGATTTCATTCAACCGTGACGCGCTGGAAGATGCGGCTGACGACATCCGGCGACTGGCGGAAGTGGAGGGTCTCACGGCCCACAGTGCCAGTGTGGACGTTCGACTGGAAGACTGA